One window of Halorarum salinum genomic DNA carries:
- a CDS encoding Lrp/AsnC family transcriptional regulator, translating to MNLDQTDRSILYLVQKENRTELSTGDIAEQVGVSSSTVSNRLRRLRESGIIVDYKPEIDYEKAGIPHHVLFVCTAPIGDLKRVATDALNTPNVVNVRELLSGTRNLLVEVVGVQTTDVERVAEDLDALGIDIETSEIVREEYSRPLGHFGSQLSGE from the coding sequence ATGAACCTCGACCAGACCGACCGGTCCATCCTCTATCTCGTTCAAAAGGAGAACCGGACCGAACTGTCGACCGGCGACATCGCCGAGCAGGTCGGCGTCTCCTCGAGCACGGTGAGCAACCGGCTCAGGCGGCTCAGGGAGTCGGGGATCATCGTCGACTACAAGCCGGAGATCGACTACGAGAAGGCGGGCATTCCCCACCACGTCCTGTTCGTCTGTACGGCGCCGATCGGCGACCTGAAACGCGTCGCGACGGACGCGCTCAACACGCCCAACGTGGTCAACGTCCGCGAGCTACTCTCCGGGACGCGGAACCTCCTCGTCGAGGTCGTCGGCGTCCAGACGACCGACGTCGAACGGGTCGCCGAGGACCTGGACGCGCTCGGGATCGACATCGAGACCTCGGAGATCGTGCGCGAAGAGTACAGCCGACCGCTGGGCCACTTTGGCTCGCAGCTGTCGGGCGAGTGA
- a CDS encoding helix-turn-helix domain-containing protein, producing the protein MLDLTMDMEQYDCPFIHATEEHDVAFSAVHWEFDTATRSLETRMVVEGGDRHELAGGLTELRDHAGMADYSLLSKADDVAHVRTVIDQTAAMETIRDGGGYITGPFYVADGSELWHVGFDDRGEADGTLSRLDRDNEFDVVERREPDVPELQGFVQNAGAAMTLIEGCQDLSDVERETLETAASEGYFESPRSATLGTLADRFDVSKPAVSKNLRRGQRKMLERVVEAMRELE; encoded by the coding sequence GTGTTGGATCTCACGATGGATATGGAGCAGTACGACTGTCCGTTCATCCACGCCACCGAGGAGCACGACGTGGCGTTCTCCGCGGTCCACTGGGAGTTCGACACGGCGACGCGGTCGCTCGAGACCCGGATGGTCGTCGAGGGCGGTGACCGCCACGAACTCGCCGGGGGGCTCACCGAACTCCGCGACCACGCGGGGATGGCGGACTACTCGCTGCTCTCGAAGGCCGACGACGTCGCCCACGTCCGCACGGTCATCGACCAGACGGCCGCGATGGAGACGATCCGCGACGGCGGCGGCTACATCACCGGCCCGTTCTACGTCGCCGACGGGAGCGAACTGTGGCACGTCGGCTTCGACGACCGCGGCGAGGCCGACGGGACGCTCTCGCGGCTCGACCGCGACAACGAGTTCGACGTCGTCGAGCGGCGCGAGCCCGACGTGCCGGAGCTCCAGGGGTTCGTCCAGAACGCCGGCGCCGCCATGACGCTCATCGAGGGCTGCCAGGACCTCTCGGACGTGGAGCGCGAGACGCTGGAGACGGCCGCCTCGGAGGGCTACTTCGAGAGCCCGCGGTCGGCGACGCTCGGGACGCTCGCCGATCGGTTCGACGTCTCCAAGCCCGCGGTGTCGAAGAACCTCCGACGCGGCCAGCGCAAGATGCTCGAACGGGTCGTCGAGGCGATGCGGGAACTGGAGTGA
- a CDS encoding DNA-binding protein: MPSGSDPGAVLDALERAEDAFDEVGHGVPSYEAGIEPGGDWETQLTKACRLLEVVAVLRERDGYHTAVTELCFGATERSIEAYAVAMAGDEVADFRDHEYSYERAHQIGLFEAGTAEAMMDLYGENRTESYYGGGRPTEAQATAMSDLARAVHGFATAQIREGGVCRCD, encoded by the coding sequence ATGCCTAGCGGGTCGGACCCGGGGGCGGTGCTCGACGCGCTCGAACGGGCCGAGGATGCCTTCGACGAGGTCGGCCACGGCGTCCCGAGCTACGAGGCGGGGATCGAACCGGGCGGGGACTGGGAGACGCAGCTCACGAAGGCGTGCAGGCTCCTCGAGGTGGTCGCGGTCCTCCGGGAACGGGACGGCTACCACACGGCGGTCACGGAGCTGTGCTTCGGCGCCACCGAGCGGTCCATCGAGGCGTACGCGGTCGCGATGGCCGGCGACGAGGTCGCGGACTTCCGGGACCACGAGTACAGCTACGAACGCGCGCACCAGATCGGCCTCTTCGAGGCGGGGACCGCGGAGGCGATGATGGACCTGTACGGCGAGAACCGCACCGAGAGCTACTACGGCGGGGGTCGCCCCACCGAGGCCCAGGCGACGGCGATGTCCGACCTCGCCCGGGCCGTCCACGGGTTCGCCACCGCGCAGATTCGCGAGGGTGGCGTCTGCCGGTGCGACTGA
- a CDS encoding nucleotidyltransferase domain-containing protein: MEREMKRDPSTGVAVSVPVPAGDPNLFKNKATDDVLLFLSRHRFDEFAVATLAERTGHTKPTVGRAVDVLAGNGLVVEEADGNRRLVRIDRRRLFVPDDPFLRIPQREFQAPVKAAVDELRDRLDGLLGVVLYGSVARGEADRRSDVDLWVLVDEDRAGSQRTVNELERDLEEREFEGERYGFDVDVEAVSSVPRYAGSVREIVLSGIPLYETTAFGTVEELLVNGAEDDA; this comes from the coding sequence ATGGAACGCGAGATGAAGCGGGACCCGTCCACCGGCGTCGCCGTCTCCGTGCCGGTCCCGGCCGGGGACCCGAACCTGTTCAAGAACAAGGCCACCGACGACGTCCTCCTGTTCCTGTCGCGCCACCGGTTCGACGAGTTCGCCGTCGCGACGCTGGCCGAACGAACCGGGCACACGAAACCGACGGTCGGGCGGGCGGTCGACGTGCTGGCCGGGAACGGTCTGGTGGTCGAGGAGGCCGACGGGAACCGACGGCTCGTCCGGATCGACCGCCGGCGGCTCTTCGTTCCGGACGACCCGTTCCTCCGCATCCCCCAGCGGGAGTTTCAGGCGCCGGTGAAGGCGGCCGTCGACGAACTGCGGGACCGCCTCGACGGCCTCCTCGGGGTCGTCCTGTACGGCAGCGTGGCGCGCGGGGAGGCCGACCGCCGGAGCGACGTCGACCTGTGGGTGCTCGTGGACGAGGACCGCGCGGGGAGCCAGCGGACGGTCAACGAACTCGAACGGGACCTCGAGGAGCGCGAGTTCGAGGGCGAGCGGTACGGCTTCGACGTCGACGTCGAGGCCGTCTCGTCGGTTCCGCGGTACGCCGGGAGCGTCCGGGAGATCGTCCTGTCGGGCATCCCCCTGTACGAGACGACGGCGTTCGGGACCGTCGAGGAACTGCTCGTGAACGGGGCCGAGGACGATGCCTAG
- a CDS encoding ABC transporter substrate-binding protein, with protein sequence MSQRITRRRAIEALGAAGVTGLAGCSSESGDGTGTPADGGSTDAGTDGEGTTMGDSTSASGTVTIGVLQPISGDLQYYGQQGVWGFTSGLAYKAGVEPGATAESGTHTVTVGDVDYELVVRDTGFSADEAQSLATNLVTDEEVDMLFGCASSGAATRVSETVAQQAGVPYMIGPAASAAATAEESTCSDIVFRASENTAMDARSGGKYVAQESDVSSVFLFGADYSFGRAVVNNYEQVLQQEGVDIVGKRFVPQGYSEWEGLLDNAEEAGAEGIVGGFTVATLPALFTSFLNGDYSYRVFGGFATEITNAVVGSTLENSLGTPLSAEGIADVKMGPFTTRYHWNQYDNEINDAFVDAYTSAYGKVPDLFTAGCFTAASAIVQAVEASGSTEGADVAAELRGMTVADTPKGTDAYTFQEYNGQARSEMTVANVVPTADEWSDSWGASVQPSEPVARIPADETTIPSDGDGMNCSL encoded by the coding sequence ATGAGCCAGCGTATCACGCGACGTCGGGCCATCGAGGCGCTCGGCGCCGCCGGCGTCACCGGCCTCGCCGGCTGTTCGAGCGAGTCCGGCGACGGTACGGGCACGCCGGCGGACGGCGGGAGCACCGACGCGGGAACGGACGGGGAAGGAACGACGATGGGTGACTCAACGAGCGCGTCGGGCACGGTGACGATCGGGGTCCTCCAGCCGATCTCGGGGGACCTCCAGTACTACGGCCAGCAGGGCGTCTGGGGGTTCACCTCGGGGCTCGCGTACAAGGCCGGCGTCGAACCCGGCGCGACCGCCGAGTCGGGGACCCACACCGTGACCGTCGGCGACGTGGACTACGAACTCGTCGTCCGCGACACCGGCTTCTCGGCCGACGAGGCCCAGTCGCTCGCGACGAACCTCGTCACCGACGAGGAGGTCGACATGCTGTTCGGCTGTGCCTCCTCGGGCGCCGCGACGCGCGTGAGCGAGACGGTGGCACAGCAGGCGGGCGTCCCCTACATGATCGGGCCGGCCGCCTCCGCGGCCGCGACCGCCGAGGAGTCGACGTGTAGCGACATCGTGTTCCGGGCCTCCGAGAACACGGCGATGGACGCCCGGTCGGGCGGGAAGTACGTCGCCCAGGAGTCGGACGTCTCCTCGGTGTTCCTGTTCGGCGCCGACTACTCGTTCGGCCGTGCGGTCGTGAACAACTACGAGCAGGTGCTCCAGCAGGAGGGCGTCGACATCGTCGGCAAGCGCTTCGTCCCGCAGGGGTACAGCGAGTGGGAGGGCCTGCTCGACAACGCCGAGGAGGCGGGCGCGGAGGGCATCGTCGGCGGCTTCACGGTCGCGACCCTGCCCGCGCTGTTCACGTCGTTCCTCAACGGCGACTACTCCTACCGGGTGTTCGGCGGCTTCGCCACCGAGATCACGAACGCGGTCGTCGGCTCGACGCTGGAGAACTCGCTCGGCACGCCGCTCTCGGCCGAGGGGATCGCCGACGTGAAGATGGGGCCGTTCACGACCCGCTACCACTGGAACCAGTACGACAACGAGATCAACGACGCGTTCGTCGACGCGTACACGAGCGCCTACGGCAAGGTGCCCGACCTGTTCACTGCCGGCTGTTTCACCGCCGCCTCCGCCATCGTGCAGGCCGTCGAGGCGAGCGGGTCCACCGAGGGTGCCGACGTCGCCGCCGAACTCCGCGGCATGACCGTCGCGGACACGCCGAAGGGGACGGACGCGTACACGTTCCAGGAGTACAACGGGCAGGCGCGCTCGGAGATGACGGTCGCGAACGTCGTGCCGACCGCTGACGAGTGGAGCGACTCGTGGGGGGCGTCCGTCCAGCCCAGCGAACCGGTCGCGCGCATCCCCGCCGACGAGACCACCATCCCGTCCGACGGCGACGGGATGAACTGCTCGCTGTAG
- a CDS encoding ABC transporter ATP-binding protein: protein MLRTRGLTKRFGGLTAVDDVDFALGEDELCSLIGPNGAGKTTFFDLLTGALEPTAGTVELRTDSAAGSADGGAGNRDGAGDGVDGRADAGTPGATGPDGWTDVTGAAPHEVASMGVHRSYQVTNVFPGSTVLENVRVAAQAAGPDASTFWRNAGELDRYLEEAYAVLDRVGLADRAEEPASALSHGAKRQLEVGIALAGDPDVLLLDEPNAGVSSESVSRVVDLVEDVATDHAVLLVEHNMDIVMEVSDRVVVLNQGAVIADDEPAAVRADPAVQEAYLGGYEPGSAGTGADGSDRSADDGGELA, encoded by the coding sequence ATGCTGCGGACCCGAGGGCTCACCAAGCGGTTCGGCGGCCTGACCGCCGTCGACGACGTGGACTTCGCGCTCGGGGAGGACGAACTCTGTTCGCTCATCGGCCCGAACGGCGCCGGCAAGACCACCTTCTTCGACCTCCTCACCGGGGCGCTCGAGCCCACGGCCGGGACGGTCGAACTCCGGACCGACTCCGCGGCCGGCTCGGCCGACGGCGGCGCCGGCAACCGCGACGGTGCCGGCGACGGCGTCGACGGCCGGGCGGACGCCGGTACCCCCGGCGCAACCGGCCCGGACGGCTGGACCGACGTCACCGGCGCCGCCCCCCACGAGGTGGCCTCGATGGGCGTCCACCGCTCCTACCAGGTCACGAACGTCTTCCCCGGGAGCACAGTGCTCGAGAACGTCCGCGTCGCCGCGCAGGCCGCCGGCCCCGACGCCTCCACGTTCTGGCGGAACGCCGGCGAACTCGACCGCTACCTCGAGGAGGCGTACGCCGTCCTCGACCGCGTCGGGCTGGCCGACAGGGCCGAGGAGCCGGCCTCCGCGCTCTCCCACGGCGCCAAGCGGCAACTGGAGGTCGGGATCGCGCTCGCGGGGGACCCGGACGTCCTGCTGCTGGACGAGCCGAACGCCGGCGTCTCCTCCGAGAGCGTGAGCCGCGTCGTCGACCTCGTCGAGGACGTGGCGACCGACCACGCCGTACTGCTGGTCGAGCACAACATGGACATCGTGATGGAGGTGTCCGACCGGGTCGTCGTGCTCAACCAGGGCGCGGTCATCGCCGACGACGAGCCCGCGGCGGTCCGCGCGGACCCCGCGGTGCAGGAGGCGTACCTCGGCGGCTACGAGCCGGGGAGCGCCGGAACCGGCGCGGACGGGTCGGACCGATCGGCCGACGACGGGGGTGAACTCGCGTGA
- a CDS encoding ABC transporter ATP-binding protein, translated as MSSDAGPPDDATASAVGGASPAVDADARSADDDVRPDADDLLLAVEGVETYYGDSHVLEGVDLEVYEGEVVALMGRNGVGKTTTLRSVLQLTPPREGSVRLRGEELVGRGTHEVADRGVGWIPEERRIFAQLTVEENVRVAVPDADDAGAGLELAFGTFPDLAERRDADAGDLSGGQQQMLAIARGLVGDNDLLLVDEPSEGLAPLIVEAVADALADAAADTTMLLVEQNLPLALDVADRFYVLDHGAVVDEGGTAEVDADSERLRRYLSA; from the coding sequence GTGAGTTCCGACGCCGGCCCCCCCGACGACGCTACCGCGTCGGCCGTCGGCGGTGCGTCGCCCGCGGTCGACGCCGACGCTCGATCGGCCGACGACGACGTTCGACCGGACGCCGATGACCTCCTCCTCGCGGTCGAGGGGGTCGAGACGTACTACGGCGACAGCCACGTCCTCGAGGGCGTCGACCTCGAGGTGTACGAGGGCGAGGTCGTCGCGCTGATGGGCCGGAACGGCGTCGGCAAGACGACGACGCTCCGGTCGGTGCTCCAGCTCACCCCGCCGCGCGAGGGCTCGGTGCGCCTCCGCGGCGAGGAACTCGTCGGGCGCGGCACCCACGAGGTGGCAGACCGCGGCGTCGGCTGGATCCCCGAGGAGCGACGGATCTTCGCACAGCTCACCGTCGAGGAGAACGTCCGCGTCGCGGTCCCGGACGCGGACGACGCCGGGGCCGGGCTCGAACTCGCGTTCGGGACGTTCCCGGACCTCGCGGAGCGCCGGGACGCCGACGCCGGCGACCTCTCGGGCGGGCAACAGCAGATGCTCGCCATCGCCCGCGGGCTGGTCGGCGACAACGACCTGCTGCTCGTCGACGAGCCGAGCGAGGGGCTCGCCCCGCTGATCGTCGAGGCGGTCGCCGACGCGCTGGCCGACGCCGCCGCCGACACGACGATGCTGCTGGTCGAACAGAACCTCCCGCTCGCGCTCGACGTCGCCGACCGCTTCTACGTCCTCGACCACGGCGCGGTCGTCGACGAGGGCGGGACGGCCGAGGTGGACGCCGACTCCGAGCGGCTCAGGAGGTACCTCTCGGCATGA
- a CDS encoding branched-chain amino acid ABC transporter permease yields MSAVAALPVAASLGDVAVAPLLLDALVEFLSPTTLAEVLLRGLAEAGLYVMIAAGLTLVFGLMGVLNFAHGSLTMLGAYLGGLALVATVSQSSGPVARLLTFGVALVVAFGALAALGGALEVGLIRPIYDRPPLYQILLTFGLTLMLDELARIVVLFYGLQPTTVWQGVLGTKPAFLAGSVGLAGASVQGLELFQILFGALTVLGVHLFLTRTRYGLFVRAGSEDGEMLSALGVDVRRVFTVVFALGTGIAGAAGVLLAWDPAWGASVPLAAETLLPAFVVVIIGGLGTFRGTVVAALLVGFVDSTMTWWFQNYVDFTGLPEMTIFLILVAMLVVKPQGLYGVSEVGGH; encoded by the coding sequence ATGAGCGCCGTCGCCGCCCTCCCCGTCGCCGCGTCGCTGGGCGACGTCGCCGTCGCGCCGCTCCTCCTCGACGCGCTCGTCGAGTTCCTCTCGCCGACGACCCTCGCCGAAGTGCTGCTCCGGGGGCTCGCCGAGGCGGGGCTGTACGTGATGATCGCCGCCGGGCTCACGCTCGTGTTCGGGCTGATGGGCGTGCTCAACTTCGCGCACGGCTCGCTGACGATGCTCGGCGCCTACCTCGGCGGCCTCGCGCTGGTCGCCACCGTGAGCCAGTCCAGCGGGCCGGTCGCCCGACTGCTCACGTTCGGCGTCGCGCTCGTCGTCGCCTTCGGCGCGCTCGCCGCGCTCGGTGGCGCCCTCGAGGTCGGGCTCATCCGGCCGATCTACGATCGGCCGCCGCTGTACCAGATCCTGCTCACCTTCGGGCTCACGCTGATGCTCGACGAACTGGCACGCATCGTGGTGCTGTTCTACGGGCTCCAGCCAACCACCGTCTGGCAGGGCGTGCTCGGGACGAAGCCCGCCTTCCTCGCCGGGTCGGTCGGCCTCGCGGGGGCGTCGGTGCAGGGGCTCGAGCTGTTCCAGATCCTGTTCGGGGCGCTCACCGTCCTCGGCGTCCACCTGTTCCTCACGCGCACGCGCTACGGGCTGTTCGTCCGGGCGGGCAGCGAGGACGGCGAGATGCTGAGCGCGCTCGGCGTCGACGTGCGCCGCGTGTTCACCGTCGTGTTCGCGCTCGGCACCGGCATCGCGGGCGCCGCCGGGGTGCTGCTCGCGTGGGACCCCGCCTGGGGCGCGTCGGTGCCGCTGGCGGCCGAGACCCTGCTGCCGGCGTTCGTCGTCGTCATCATCGGCGGGCTGGGCACCTTCCGCGGCACGGTCGTCGCCGCGCTGCTGGTCGGGTTCGTCGACTCGACGATGACCTGGTGGTTCCAGAACTACGTCGACTTCACCGGACTCCCCGAGATGACCATCTTCCTCATCCTCGTGGCGATGCTCGTCGTGAAACCGCAGGGGCTCTACGGCGTCTCGGAGGTGGGGGGCCATTAG
- a CDS encoding branched-chain amino acid ABC transporter permease, with the protein MVLAFAAYPGLYRVLVNSPLSAEFVALLPRVETLVVVLFFALFAMSFDFVSGYTGYLSFGHAAFYGTGAYLVVLAANGVLAFTVPGTGVTLFGPETPFMLLLVLAGVAAAALALAIGSVSFRLSGVYFAMITLGFSQVLYVFVRDWDFVGSAPRDGVAVTGSLEGFEIGVPYVDSLTVSIGQLTGDSVEGLFGFVNLGPTEVSFYAVGAVVLVCYLAMQRLVHSPFGKVMIAIRENEERARAVGYDTYAYKLGAFVISGFFAGVAGALFAGFRRSVTPENGFYFLVAGDALLASIIGGFGTLAGPLYGRLFDEGVREFLSKEGGGGGLLPYLRANLGEGTMATELYNGLTFGEAIDTFLNGHAALYVGLLFVLFVLYVPNGLLGTVRDRLGGRVATVAPAHVRRWLK; encoded by the coding sequence GTGGTGCTGGCGTTCGCGGCCTACCCCGGACTATACCGCGTGCTCGTGAACTCCCCGCTCTCGGCGGAGTTCGTCGCGCTGCTCCCGCGGGTGGAGACGCTCGTCGTCGTGCTGTTCTTCGCGCTGTTCGCGATGTCGTTCGACTTCGTCAGCGGCTACACGGGCTACCTCTCGTTCGGCCACGCGGCGTTCTACGGCACCGGAGCGTACCTCGTCGTGCTCGCGGCGAACGGCGTCCTCGCGTTCACCGTCCCCGGGACCGGCGTGACGCTCTTCGGCCCCGAGACGCCGTTCATGCTCCTGCTCGTGCTCGCGGGGGTCGCAGCCGCCGCCCTCGCGCTCGCCATCGGGAGCGTCTCGTTCCGCCTGTCGGGGGTGTACTTCGCGATGATCACCCTCGGCTTCTCGCAGGTGCTGTACGTGTTCGTCCGCGACTGGGACTTCGTCGGCTCGGCGCCCCGGGACGGCGTCGCCGTCACCGGGTCGCTAGAGGGGTTCGAGATCGGCGTCCCGTACGTCGACTCCCTGACCGTGTCCATCGGCCAGCTCACCGGGGACTCGGTCGAGGGGCTGTTCGGCTTCGTGAACCTCGGGCCGACGGAGGTGTCCTTCTACGCGGTCGGCGCGGTCGTGCTCGTCTGCTATCTCGCGATGCAGCGGCTCGTCCACTCGCCGTTCGGCAAGGTGATGATCGCCATCCGGGAGAACGAGGAGCGCGCCCGCGCGGTCGGCTACGACACCTACGCGTACAAGCTGGGCGCGTTCGTGATCTCGGGCTTCTTCGCCGGGGTCGCGGGCGCGCTGTTCGCGGGGTTCCGCCGGTCGGTCACCCCCGAGAACGGCTTCTACTTCCTCGTCGCCGGCGACGCGCTGCTGGCCTCCATCATCGGCGGCTTCGGCACGCTCGCCGGGCCGCTGTACGGCCGGCTGTTCGACGAGGGCGTCCGGGAGTTCCTCTCGAAGGAGGGCGGCGGGGGCGGCCTGCTCCCGTACCTCCGCGCGAACCTCGGGGAGGGGACGATGGCGACGGAACTGTACAACGGGCTCACCTTCGGCGAGGCCATCGACACGTTCCTCAACGGCCACGCAGCGCTGTACGTCGGCCTGCTGTTCGTCCTGTTCGTCCTCTACGTGCCGAACGGCCTGCTCGGGACCGTCCGCGATCGGCTCGGCGGCCGAGTGGCGACGGTCGCACCCGCCCACGTCCGGCGGTGGTTGAAGTGA
- a CDS encoding 3-oxoacyl-ACP synthase, with translation MNGPGRTARGRDRIRLRDVGLTGLGTYVPERTVTGAEIAAESGVPEDVVVDKMGVREKHVCPPDGDHVTDMCVKAAEAALEDAGTDAADLDLVLYHGSEYKDHVVWSAAADVCDRVGAEDAYAHESYALCGGAPVAVRQTTAQLRVGDVDRALLVTASREEDLVDYGDEDASFTFNFGSGAAATVLEADPAPDRTRALVRGSAAYTDGSFSRDVVMPAGGSVRPASADTVGGGLHSLTVPDPEDMKERLAEVSAPAFLRVADESLRKSGYDRSDVDFVALTHMKRSFHDHLVSELGLDEDGHRYLDGYGHVQSADQALALREGLDRGLVRAGDVVLLLAAGTGYTWAATVLEWRD, from the coding sequence GTGAACGGGCCAGGCCGGACGGCACGCGGGCGGGACCGGATTCGGCTCCGCGACGTCGGCCTCACGGGGCTCGGGACGTACGTCCCCGAACGGACCGTCACCGGCGCGGAGATCGCGGCCGAGAGCGGGGTTCCGGAGGACGTCGTCGTGGACAAGATGGGCGTCCGCGAGAAGCACGTCTGTCCCCCCGACGGGGACCACGTCACCGACATGTGCGTGAAGGCGGCGGAAGCAGCCCTCGAGGACGCCGGAACCGACGCAGCCGACCTCGATCTCGTGCTCTACCACGGGAGCGAGTACAAGGACCACGTCGTCTGGTCGGCCGCGGCCGACGTCTGCGACCGGGTCGGCGCCGAGGACGCCTACGCCCACGAGTCGTACGCGCTCTGTGGCGGCGCGCCGGTCGCCGTCCGACAGACGACCGCACAGCTCCGGGTCGGCGACGTCGACCGCGCGCTGCTGGTCACGGCGAGCCGCGAGGAGGACCTCGTGGACTACGGCGACGAGGACGCGAGCTTCACGTTCAACTTCGGCTCCGGGGCCGCGGCGACGGTGCTGGAGGCCGACCCCGCGCCCGACCGCACCCGCGCGCTCGTCCGCGGGTCGGCGGCGTACACCGACGGGAGCTTCTCGAGGGACGTGGTGATGCCCGCCGGCGGGTCGGTGCGGCCGGCTTCGGCGGACACGGTCGGCGGGGGGCTCCACTCGCTCACCGTCCCCGACCCGGAGGACATGAAGGAGCGACTCGCGGAGGTGAGCGCCCCGGCGTTCCTCCGCGTCGCCGACGAGAGCCTGAGGAAGTCCGGCTACGACCGGTCGGACGTCGACTTCGTCGCGCTCACCCACATGAAGCGCTCGTTCCACGACCACCTCGTCTCGGAACTCGGCCTCGACGAGGACGGCCACCGCTACCTGGACGGCTACGGCCACGTCCAGAGCGCCGACCAGGCGCTCGCGCTCCGGGAGGGGCTCGACCGCGGCCTCGTTCGAGCGGGCGACGTGGTACTGCTTCTCGCGGCCGGCACCGGCTACACGTGGGCGGCGACCGTGCTGGAGTGGCGGGACTGA
- a CDS encoding TOBE domain-containing protein yields the protein MSRGEGPESAADASAVVERDDVAFGREDAALLRAIAARGSVSGAARELGRSRARATTRLQDLESAFGELVVRRRGGSDGGGSLLTDAATALLARFDRLRANLDGTAGVAESVLPGRLVGTTGELGTVETGAGRLRALVVRPEGYTEERYTNGGGVGVEVSVRASAVTLHDPDDAPAGAATSARNRFVGRVEAIDEGVAVSHVTVHVGDSTPLVALVTRDSVDRLGLEPGREVVASFKATATRAVPVDGAVADDDDNEVTGGRAVESGG from the coding sequence ATGTCACGAGGGGAGGGCCCGGAGTCGGCCGCCGACGCGAGCGCGGTCGTCGAGCGGGACGACGTCGCGTTCGGCCGCGAGGACGCGGCGCTGCTCCGGGCGATCGCTGCTCGGGGGTCGGTCAGTGGCGCCGCGCGCGAGCTCGGACGGTCGCGCGCCCGGGCGACGACGCGCCTTCAGGACCTCGAATCGGCCTTCGGGGAGCTGGTCGTTCGCCGCCGCGGCGGGAGCGACGGGGGCGGGAGCCTGCTCACGGACGCCGCGACCGCCCTCCTCGCCCGGTTCGACCGCCTCCGCGCGAACCTCGACGGCACCGCCGGCGTCGCCGAGAGCGTCCTTCCGGGACGACTCGTCGGGACGACGGGCGAACTCGGGACGGTCGAGACCGGCGCCGGCAGGCTTCGCGCGCTCGTGGTCAGGCCGGAAGGATACACCGAAGAGCGCTATACGAACGGCGGGGGGGTCGGGGTGGAGGTCAGCGTCCGCGCCAGCGCCGTCACGCTCCACGACCCGGACGACGCCCCGGCCGGCGCGGCGACGAGCGCCCGAAACCGGTTCGTCGGGCGGGTGGAGGCCATCGACGAGGGAGTCGCCGTCTCCCACGTCACCGTCCACGTGGGCGACTCGACCCCCCTCGTCGCGCTCGTCACGCGGGACAGCGTCGACCGCCTCGGGCTCGAACCCGGCCGGGAGGTCGTCGCGAGCTTCAAGGCGACGGCGACGCGGGCGGTGCCGGTCGACGGCGCCGTCGCGGACGACGACGATAACGAGGTAACGGGCGGTCGAGCGGTTGAGAGCGGAGGATAG
- a CDS encoding ParA family protein, which yields MTDPSRTPTVAVSNQKGGVGKTTTAINVSGALNELGNDVLFVDLDPQGNATENLGMMEAYDAEPPTLFDCLTDPERRDSVHDIVHDHAEMDVLPSNIDMTAAEPELTLSRRSGEQLALLLERVDDDYDFVVVDCPPNLGNLMDNALYASRNLLIPALAESTSKRAFELLFDHVEALELDYDITISERGVVVNRIDVRKNQATEMVDWINEAFDGVPVWEVRERAAVQKALENGSSLLEYDPECDMCEVFLDVAADLEEQFAAREVEA from the coding sequence ATGACCGATCCGTCCCGGACGCCGACGGTGGCCGTCTCGAACCAGAAGGGGGGCGTGGGCAAGACCACGACGGCGATCAACGTGAGCGGCGCGCTAAACGAGCTGGGCAACGACGTGCTGTTCGTCGACCTCGACCCGCAGGGGAACGCGACCGAGAACCTCGGGATGATGGAGGCGTACGACGCCGAACCGCCGACGCTGTTCGACTGTCTCACGGACCCCGAGCGGCGAGACTCGGTCCACGACATCGTTCACGATCACGCCGAGATGGACGTCCTCCCGTCGAACATCGACATGACGGCCGCGGAGCCGGAACTGACGCTCTCGCGGCGGAGCGGCGAACAGCTCGCGCTGCTCTTGGAGCGCGTCGACGACGACTACGACTTCGTCGTCGTCGACTGCCCGCCGAACCTCGGGAACCTGATGGACAACGCGCTGTACGCCTCGCGGAACCTGCTCATCCCGGCGCTCGCGGAATCCACCAGCAAGCGCGCGTTCGAGCTGCTGTTCGACCACGTCGAGGCGCTGGAGCTCGACTACGACATCACGATCAGCGAGCGGGGCGTGGTCGTGAACCGCATCGACGTGCGGAAGAACCAGGCGACGGAGATGGTCGACTGGATCAACGAGGCGTTCGACGGGGTCCCCGTCTGGGAGGTCCGCGAGCGGGCGGCCGTCCAGAAGGCCCTCGAGAACGGCTCCTCGCTGCTCGAGTACGACCCCGAGTGTGACATGTGCGAGGTGTTCCTCGACGTCGCCGCCGACCTCGAGGAGCAGTTCGCGGCCCGGGAGGTGGAGGCATGA